One region of Acropora muricata isolate sample 2 chromosome 13, ASM3666990v1, whole genome shotgun sequence genomic DNA includes:
- the LOC136896746 gene encoding inactive tyrosine-protein kinase 7-like, protein MSLFTVAVRLAGVKDIDYAGRVEVFYEGRWSKICRNEWDIDDAKVVCKQLGFKSALAEFIKVDTKEENVSIAMSNVACTGQESVLASCKRLDREHKCVDDIGAQALCEPKNRTVLEKKHHGCELGSTETVKCSKVETKLGQNISWYDGSTGVKIKSGGRIELSGLFLKITNVQQDDAGTYECRGVSSTRFLTIYVYAKFIENIPLQQTFISGKPGIIQCSALGNPLPQFKWSRKDGRTIQRGRFIQLTNGSLMVEKMHRKDIGMYICKMKQSRGTESSTEKTIDINVRVLVPPEVTLSGPHSPITEGDNVTLTCNITDGVPTPRLIRWLKDKTPVDVIDTNMALRSIEKDDEGSYICETRNEGGSVNGSINIIVDIPPKLDPDLKDGSVSVYLNSLSRITCTESGDPEPNVTWTKNGTYFVNNNTLTINNVTLKDAGRYGCTAENRAGKINATLWIDVIAFPVVDVYPRNQTVLEGTPTVINCTATGIPRPALAWTFNNGKPPPIAEIRNFSEQSILQLSKTSKSMEGQYTCKAKNKAGDARSNSTLHVLEKPTVTMSSKPHLSLREGERLTLTCQANEATKEIRWTKDDVSVNKRANIYAVGDNSTLVIEKVLTSDSGKYSCEAINKAGSASSSVDITVTDKTTVQWYFIVGPAVAGTVLASIVLYFWKRRFAGKRERPTDDGEALEMEALNVDGDKWEISRKRITLEKVIGSGSFGTVWRAVLSRGDGQPGIQFVAAKCFSPTSGEEGRRSIMKEIGLGKELGDSSPENVVKFVGCVTTQIHPILLMEYLPCGDLLGFLRKSRGIVDKYYNGEGEVAKLKTYDLVSFSNQIATGMVFLASRGIIHRDLAARNVLLDRNCVCKVADFGLYYHDFKYGHGNAKKGCVPVKWTAPEILFGDAAALSSKSDVWSYGIVLYEIFTMGGIPYPGWSEARTIAELQNGYRMPRPPHIESSL, encoded by the exons atgtctCTCTTTACAGTTGCAGTGCGCCTAGCGGGGGTAAAGGATATCGACTACGCTGGAagagttgaagtattttatGAAGGAAGGTGGAGCAAGATTTGCAGAAATGAATGGGACATTGATGATGCTAAAGTTGTCTGTAAACAGCTTGGTTTTAAATCTGCCCTGGCTGAATTTATTAAAGTGGATACCAAAGAAGAGAACGTCTCCATTGCGATGTCAAATGTTGCTTGTACTGGGCAGGAATCCGTTTTAGCGTCTTGTAAGCGTTTGGATCGAGAGCATAAGTGCGTGGATGACATAGGAGCTCAGGCATTATGTGAACCTA aaaacagAACAGTGCTGGAAAAGAAGCACCATGGTTGTGAACTTGGAAGTACTGAAACAGTGAAGTGTTCAAAGGTAGAAACTAAGCTTGGCCAGAATATCTCATGGTATGATGGCAGTACTGGTGTTAAAATCAAGTCAGGAGGTAGAATAGAGTTGAGTGGCCTCTTCTTGAAAATTACCAACGTTCAGCAGGATGACGCAGGAACATATGAATGTCGAGGAGTGTCAAGCACTCGGTTCCTCACAATTTATGTTTATG ctaaattcatagAAAACATACCTCTACAACAAACGTTCATAAGTGGAAAACCTGGCATTATACAATGTAGTGCCCTGGGAAATCCTCTTCCTCAGTTTAAATGGAGTAGGAAGGACGGACGAACTATCCAGCGCGGGAGATTCATTCAGTTGACCAATGGGAGCCTGATGGTGGAGAAGATGCATAGAAAAGATATTGGAATGTACATCTGTAAGATGAAACAGTCCAGAGGAACTGAATCAAGCACTGAAAAAACCATAGACATCAACGTTAGAGTCTTAG TTCCACCAGAAGTGACTCTGTCAGGACCACACAGCCCTATCACCGAAGGAGACAACGTTACTTTAACTTGCAACATTACTGATGGTGTCCCAACGCCTCGGCTAATCCGCTGGTTGAAGGACAAAACACCTGTAGATGTAATAGACACAAACATGGCCCTAAGGAGTATAGAAAAAGATGATGAAGGAAGTTATATCTGTGAAACAAGAAATGAAGGAGGCTCTGTAAATGGAAGCATCAATATCATTGTTGATA ttcCACCTAAACTAGATCCTGATCTCAAGGATGGGTCGGTTTCAGTGTACTTGAACTCTTTATCGAGAATAACATGTACTGAAAGTGGCGATCCTGAGCCAAACGTGACTTGGACTAAGAATGGAACCTACTTTGTCAATAACAACACCCTCACCATCAACAATGTTACTCTCAAAGATGCTGGCCGATATGGATGCACTGCTGAAAACAGGGCAGGAAAAATCAACGCAACCCTTTGGATTGACGTCATAG CTTTTCCTGTGGTTGATGTCTATCCAAGAAACCAGACTGTTCTCGAGGGAACACCAACTGTAATAAACTGCACTGCCACAGGTATCCCCCGCCCAGCATTAGCGTGGACATTTAACAATGGAAAGCCTCCCCCAATTGCTGAAATCAGGAATTTTTCAGAACAATCCATTCTCCAATTGTCAAAGACATCAAAAAGCATGGAGGGACAGTACACGTGTAAGGCAAAGAACAAAGCTGGTGACGCGCGTTCAAACTCTACTCTTCACGTCTTAG AAAAACCAACTGTTACGATGTCTTCAAAACCACACCTCTCACTAAGGGAAGGTGAACGACTTACACTGACTTGCCAAGCAAATGAAGCTACTAAGGAGATACGATGGACAAAAGATGATGTTTCTGTGAACAAAAGGGCAAATATTTACGCAGTCGGGGACAACAGCACTCTTGTTATTGAAaaagttctgacttctgacagtGGTAAATACTCTTGCGAGGCAATCAACAAGGCAGGCTCTGCATCGTCTTCTGTTGATATCACAGTTACAG ataagACAACCGTACAGTGGTACTTCATTGTTGGCCCGGCCGTTGCTGGAACAGTATTAGCATCAATTGTATTGTACTTTTGGAAACGACGATTTGCTG GGAAGAGAGAAAG ACCAACAGATGATGGGGAGGCACTCGAGATGGAGGCGTTAAATGTTGATGGGGATAAATGGGAGATATCACGTAAACGTATAACTCTTGAAAAAGTCATTGGCTCAGGATCATTTGGAACAGTTTGGCGAGCAGTTTTGAGTCGAGGGGATGGACAACCAGGAATACAGTTTGTCGCCGCAAAGTGCTTTTCAC CCACTTCTGGAGAGGAAGGACGAAGGTCTATCATGAAAGAAATTGGGTTAGGAAAAGAGCTTGGAGACAGTTCTCCGGAAAATGTTGTAAAGTTTGTTGGCTGTGTAACCACACAGA TACATCCGATTCTACTCATGGAGTACCTACCCTGTGGAGATCTTCTTGGCTTTCTGAGGAAGAGCCGTGGGATTGTCGACAAATATTATAACGGAGAAGGAGAGGTAGCAAAGCTGAAAACTTATGACCTGGTCTCGTTTTCAAACCAGATTGCTACAGGGATGGTGTTCTTAGCATCAAGAGGG ATTATCCATCGTGACTTGGCTGCACGCAACGTCCTCCTTGATAGAAACTGTGTGTGCAAAGTCGCAGATTTTGGCTTATATTACCATGATTTTAAATACGGACATGggaatgccaaaaag GGCTGCgtgccagtgaagtggacagcgcCTGAGATTCTCTTTGGGGATGCTGCAGCCCTTTCCAGCAAAAGTGATGT GTGGTCGTATGGCATAGTACTCTACGAGATATTTACCATGG GTGGCATCCCATACCCGGGCTGGTCAGAAGCCAGGACTATAGCAGAATTGCAGAACGGTTATCGCATGCCGCGGCCCCCACACATCGAGAGCAGCCTGTGA